From a single Nostoc edaphicum CCNP1411 genomic region:
- a CDS encoding DUF2887 domain-containing protein: MKTDSIFYRIFQSIPSTFFELINQPPQLASTARRK, encoded by the coding sequence TTGAAAACAGACAGTATCTTTTATCGCATCTTTCAAAGTATCCCCAGCACGTTCTTTGAACTGATTAACCAACCGCCGCAACTAGCTAGTACAGCACGGCGGAAATAA
- a CDS encoding Rpn family recombination-promoting nuclease/putative transposase, with the protein MPPCGTSAYQFSSVEVKQLSFRIDGVFLPNAAELPIYFAEVQFQPDKKFYSRLFTEIFNYLDKTELTNNWRGVVIFPNRSVDTGDTERYTELLNSQRVTRVYLDELSSIETSSIGIETVKLIIEPELTATTRAIEIVNTAQQQILDVATIREIIQLIETILIYKLPRLSQEEIRKMFGSNELRQTRFYQDVFAEGKQEGKQEGKLEVIPQLLGLGLSIEQIAQALGLDEQVVRQAAQPKS; encoded by the coding sequence ATTCCGCCTTGCGGTACTAGTGCTTACCAATTTTCTTCAGTAGAAGTCAAGCAACTGTCCTTTAGAATCGATGGCGTCTTTCTCCCCAATGCAGCAGAACTACCCATCTATTTTGCAGAAGTGCAATTTCAACCAGACAAAAAGTTTTACTCACGCTTATTCACCGAAATCTTTAATTATCTTGACAAAACCGAATTAACTAACAATTGGCGTGGTGTTGTCATCTTCCCCAACCGCAGCGTTGATACTGGAGATACTGAAAGATATACAGAATTACTCAACTCACAACGAGTCACTCGCGTCTATCTTGACGAATTAAGCTCAATTGAGACATCATCAATCGGCATTGAGACAGTTAAACTAATTATCGAACCCGAATTAACTGCGACAACAAGAGCTATTGAAATAGTTAACACTGCCCAACAGCAAATTCTAGATGTCGCTACTATTAGGGAAATTATACAATTGATAGAGACGATATTAATCTACAAGTTACCGAGATTAAGCCAGGAGGAAATAAGAAAAATGTTTGGATCAAATGAGTTAAGGCAAACTAGATTTTACCAAGATGTTTTTGCAGAAGGGAAACAAGAAGGGAAACAGGAAGGTAAGTTAGAAGTAATACCCCAGTTATTAGGGTTAGGTTTAAGTATTGAGCAGATAGCTCAAGCGTTAGGTTTAGACGAACAAGTTGTTAGACAGGCTGCACAACCAAAATCTTAA
- a CDS encoding serine/threonine-protein kinase, producing the protein MVCCLNPNCENPQNPDGANFCLSCGTPLVSLLRNRYRIISPLGRGGFARTYIAEDIDKLNERCVVKQLVLSQFYGIQGSQAHQKATELFEQEAKRLKELAEHVQIPNLYAYFKEDEYLYLVQQFIEGQNLLQELKQQGVFDEAKIRDFLNDLLSVLVDIHQQQVIHRDIKPENIIRRQNDGKLVLIDFGVAKQKTEPTNTAIGTIIGSLGYAPIEQMQVGKVFPSSDIYSLGITCFHLLTNISPSTLWMKQGYGWTSSWRQHLTQPISQELEKILDKFLRENHEQRYQSAQAVLQDLNNLPPLSYTLAPTVIPPTLPSGSQPQNQHKLTRYLPQFSNSKLLSGAIIAGSGSSFLAIALISFLGTTWISSGLWLIILAGLVLIQSRPLLEKTYLIIIAIIANLLIVFTFRNLLTNNLLKSGLNGLLLVGLLVILAGLLTLIIVGVSEIINKLLSKYF; encoded by the coding sequence ATGGTCTGCTGCCTAAATCCTAATTGCGAGAATCCCCAAAATCCTGACGGGGCAAATTTCTGCCTCAGTTGCGGCACACCATTGGTATCGCTACTGAGAAATCGTTACCGGATCATCTCACCATTAGGGAGAGGAGGGTTTGCACGCACATATATCGCAGAAGATATTGACAAGCTCAACGAACGATGTGTTGTCAAACAGCTAGTTCTAAGTCAATTTTATGGTATTCAGGGTAGTCAAGCACATCAAAAAGCGACTGAGTTGTTTGAACAAGAGGCTAAACGTCTTAAAGAGCTAGCGGAACATGTCCAAATTCCCAATTTGTATGCATATTTTAAGGAAGATGAATATCTTTATTTAGTGCAGCAGTTTATCGAAGGACAAAATCTTTTGCAAGAGTTAAAACAGCAGGGGGTTTTTGATGAAGCCAAGATTCGAGATTTTTTAAATGATTTATTATCTGTGCTAGTAGACATACATCAACAGCAGGTAATTCACCGAGATATTAAACCAGAAAATATTATTCGCCGTCAAAATGATGGGAAGTTAGTACTAATTGATTTTGGGGTAGCAAAGCAAAAAACGGAACCGACAAACACTGCCATTGGAACAATTATTGGTTCATTAGGTTATGCACCGATTGAGCAAATGCAAGTGGGTAAAGTTTTTCCATCTAGTGATATATACAGTTTAGGAATAACTTGCTTTCATCTGCTAACTAATATTTCTCCTTCAACTTTGTGGATGAAACAAGGCTATGGTTGGACTTCTAGTTGGCGACAGCATTTAACGCAACCCATAAGTCAGGAATTAGAGAAGATTCTTGATAAGTTTCTACGAGAAAATCATGAACAACGTTATCAATCTGCACAGGCTGTCTTACAAGACTTGAATAATCTTCCACCGCTAAGTTATACATTAGCTCCCACAGTTATTCCACCTACTCTGCCATCAGGCTCACAACCACAAAATCAACACAAATTAACTCGATATCTACCCCAGTTTTCTAATAGTAAATTATTGTCTGGAGCAATAATTGCTGGATCAGGTAGTTCGTTCTTAGCGATCGCACTGATAAGTTTTCTCGGAACTACTTGGATTAGCTCTGGATTGTGGTTGATAATTTTAGCAGGGTTAGTCTTGATTCAATCTCGCCCGCTTCTGGAAAAAACTTATTTAATTATTATTGCTATAATAGCAAATCTACTCATTGTATTTACTTTCAGAAATCTATTAACCAATAATCTTCTGAAATCTGGTCTAAATGGTCTGCTGCTCGTAGGGTTACTCGTTATTCTTGCAGGTTTATTGACACTGATTATCGTGGGTGTGTCTGAAATAATAAATAAACTTCTTTCTAAATATTTTTAA
- a CDS encoding ABC transporter substrate-binding protein, whose product MTNKKDNLRLLISLGLAGVMVAAILWLISKVSSTIITPSNPISASSSLTNKPSLMNLGTRILVKVQTYPEKTDGVKAFAEKDFTTAVKKFTASLKNNPNDPETLIYLNNAKIAQDNSIPLKVAVIAPINFDPSLSEEILRGVAQAQNEVNNQGGINGKKLQIVIASAENREDSTRIDNELVQDKSIVAAVGVRRNAAIYSENRLVLVLPVERPNQVENQENLESNSINNQPNSSTTNYLFHVNPLYDNLVDTHSRYIARQARNIAICGDSRSSRSNSTSSSSQILVEQYTQAIKKYGGNVISTPCNLADKNFDPRAFVDQAIETENASGFLLMPSIRNIYFATKVAQEVKGRKPLFASENMYSATTLQNGKDLEGMVLPVYWHRDANKDNPFAENAFQLWNAQVNQRTAGAYDALQAIIAGLKQDNTREGLQKVLSNPNFSTSGATGMIQFSLSGERQGEAMLVKIERCESCSTGTGYDFALLNKK is encoded by the coding sequence ATGACAAATAAAAAAGATAACTTGAGGCTGCTTATATCTCTAGGTCTGGCTGGAGTAATGGTAGCAGCTATTTTGTGGTTAATTAGCAAAGTTTCTTCGACCATTATAACACCATCAAACCCCATATCAGCTTCATCGTCGTTGACAAATAAGCCTTCATTAATGAATTTGGGTACAAGGATTTTGGTGAAAGTGCAAACGTATCCTGAGAAAACAGATGGAGTTAAAGCTTTTGCTGAAAAAGATTTTACAACTGCTGTTAAAAAGTTCACTGCTTCTCTAAAAAATAATCCCAATGATCCGGAAACTTTAATTTATTTAAACAATGCCAAAATTGCACAAGATAATTCGATCCCTCTGAAAGTTGCTGTCATAGCTCCAATTAACTTTGATCCGAGTTTATCAGAAGAAATTTTGCGTGGTGTAGCTCAAGCTCAAAATGAAGTTAATAACCAAGGAGGGATTAATGGTAAAAAGCTGCAAATTGTAATTGCAAGTGCTGAGAATAGAGAAGATTCTACACGGATAGATAATGAATTAGTTCAAGACAAGAGTATTGTGGCAGCAGTAGGTGTTAGACGTAACGCCGCAATTTATAGTGAGAATCGCTTGGTGTTAGTTTTACCTGTCGAGCGACCAAATCAAGTCGAAAATCAAGAAAATTTAGAAAGCAATTCAATAAATAATCAACCTAATAGTTCCACAACTAACTACTTGTTCCATGTAAATCCGCTTTATGATAATTTAGTAGATACTCATTCTCGCTACATTGCTCGACAAGCAAGAAATATTGCTATTTGTGGTGATTCTCGTAGTTCAAGAAGTAATTCAACCTCCTCATCAAGTCAGATACTTGTAGAACAGTACACTCAAGCGATCAAAAAATATGGCGGCAACGTTATTAGTACACCTTGCAATTTGGCAGATAAGAATTTTGACCCTAGAGCTTTTGTAGATCAAGCCATAGAAACAGAAAATGCAAGTGGCTTTTTACTAATGCCCTCAATCAGAAATATATATTTTGCCACCAAAGTAGCACAAGAAGTTAAAGGCAGAAAACCACTGTTTGCTTCTGAAAATATGTATAGTGCAACAACTTTACAAAATGGCAAGGATTTAGAAGGAATGGTATTACCTGTGTATTGGCATCGTGATGCTAATAAAGATAACCCCTTTGCGGAAAATGCCTTTCAGCTTTGGAATGCACAGGTAAATCAGAGAACAGCGGGAGCTTATGATGCACTCCAAGCAATTATTGCCGGCTTGAAACAAGACAACACCCGTGAAGGATTACAAAAGGTACTGTCTAATCCCAATTTTTCAACTTCTGGAGCAACGGGAATGATTCAGTTTTCTCTCTCTGGTGAGCGTCAAGGAGAAGCAATGCTAGTCAAAATTGAGCGTTGTGAGTCTTGCTCTACTGGAACTGGTTACGATTTTGCCCTCTTGAATAAGAAGTAG
- a CDS encoding hemerythrin domain-containing protein, whose amino-acid sequence MVATLDDTKRNAIALKLASLKALQQLVIENERLLLTQGLDAEIADRIRNFLNDDEKNLGVLETVIGQYGIQAEPKKVVTEFIAKARELFKGSELSLYEKVSQHELLKHQLVMSGLIVHKAAQKVGADVLLAIAPLNTINFENRAHQEQLKGILEILGVRELTGQDADQGIWARVQDALAAVSGVVGSAVTQASDKKDLNIQDAIRLDHNKVNTLFTELLQSNDPQKIQEYFGQIYKDLSAHAEAEEETVYPRVRPFYGQDNTQELFDEQAHAKQALEEIKALSPSSPQFKEKVKQLMDALGDHIRQEETTMFAAIRNNLSTEQSEQLATEFKAAKTRIQQKLGVVTESNV is encoded by the coding sequence ATGGTAGCTACATTAGATGATACGAAACGCAATGCTATTGCTCTAAAATTAGCAAGTCTTAAAGCACTCCAACAATTGGTGATCGAAAATGAGCGATTGCTTTTGACACAAGGGCTTGATGCCGAAATTGCCGATCGCATCCGTAATTTCCTAAACGATGACGAAAAAAATCTTGGTGTTCTAGAAACTGTAATAGGTCAGTATGGCATTCAGGCTGAACCCAAAAAAGTTGTTACAGAATTCATTGCAAAAGCTCGCGAATTGTTCAAAGGTTCTGAGTTGAGCCTGTATGAAAAAGTATCTCAGCATGAATTGCTGAAACATCAACTAGTAATGAGTGGCTTAATAGTTCACAAAGCTGCTCAAAAAGTTGGTGCTGACGTTTTGCTAGCGATCGCACCTTTGAATACCATTAACTTTGAGAATCGCGCTCACCAAGAGCAACTCAAAGGCATTCTGGAAATTCTGGGTGTCCGCGAACTCACCGGACAAGATGCAGATCAAGGAATTTGGGCACGTGTTCAAGACGCCTTGGCCGCAGTCAGTGGTGTGGTAGGTAGTGCTGTTACCCAAGCCAGTGACAAAAAAGATCTAAATATCCAGGATGCTATCCGCCTCGATCACAACAAGGTAAATACTTTATTCACCGAACTACTACAAAGCAACGATCCACAAAAGATCCAAGAGTACTTCGGTCAAATTTACAAGGATCTAAGTGCCCACGCTGAAGCTGAAGAAGAGACAGTCTATCCAAGAGTACGTCCTTTCTACGGTCAAGATAACACCCAAGAATTGTTTGATGAACAAGCTCATGCCAAGCAGGCTTTAGAAGAAATCAAGGCTCTCAGCCCATCTTCACCGCAATTCAAAGAAAAAGTCAAACAGCTGATGGATGCTCTTGGCGATCATATTCGTCAAGAAGAAACCACAATGTTTGCTGCTATTCGCAACAACTTAAGCACTGAGCAAAGTGAACAACTTGCTACTGAATTCAAGGCTGCTAAGACTCGAATTCAACAAAAACTGGGTGTTGTTACCGAATCAAATGTGTAG
- a CDS encoding NifU family protein, giving the protein MTNLEELVQEISRFEAIISEWDESQRCVAVGLKRAIEALHKAALTSLIKSLKQESMSSLRHAVTDEVVYAVLLYHELVKPPKPLLAQRIQTALEEVRPSLKSHNGDIELVAIKPPDTVEIMLIGTCSSCPASTLTLSQGVEQAIKNHCPEITKVVAVNNNPTVNTTNSGLTSPFSLQITSSWVKVATIEQVPEFGILAVQIAGTSLILHRQSARVRCYRNACAHLGYSLEEGKIENGIITCPSHGFQYRLETGECLTAPDISLQSYPVKFKENKVFVKLQKVF; this is encoded by the coding sequence ATGACAAATCTTGAAGAATTAGTTCAGGAAATTAGCCGCTTTGAGGCAATTATATCTGAGTGGGATGAAAGCCAACGCTGTGTAGCGGTGGGTCTAAAAAGAGCAATTGAAGCTTTGCATAAAGCAGCATTGACTAGTTTGATTAAAAGCCTCAAACAAGAATCAATGTCAAGTTTACGTCATGCTGTTACTGATGAAGTAGTATACGCAGTACTGCTTTATCATGAATTAGTAAAACCACCAAAACCACTATTAGCACAGCGCATTCAGACAGCCCTTGAAGAAGTTCGCCCAAGTTTAAAAAGCCATAATGGGGATATTGAACTAGTGGCAATTAAGCCACCAGATACGGTGGAAATTATGCTCATAGGAACTTGTAGCAGTTGTCCGGCTTCTACTTTGACCTTATCTCAAGGAGTAGAACAGGCAATCAAAAACCATTGTCCTGAAATTACCAAAGTGGTTGCAGTCAATAACAATCCTACTGTTAACACCACAAATTCTGGTTTAACTAGTCCATTTTCTCTACAGATAACTTCTAGTTGGGTAAAAGTAGCAACTATTGAGCAAGTTCCTGAATTTGGGATATTGGCAGTACAAATTGCTGGGACTTCGCTCATTTTACATCGTCAAAGTGCTAGAGTAAGATGTTACCGTAATGCTTGCGCTCATTTAGGATATTCTTTAGAAGAGGGTAAGATTGAAAACGGTATTATAACCTGTCCTTCCCACGGATTTCAGTACAGATTAGAGACAGGTGAATGCTTAACTGCACCAGATATTTCGCTTCAGTCATATCCGGTAAAGTTTAAGGAGAATAAGGTTTTTGTGAAACTGCAAAAAGTTTTTTGA